A single window of Thiomicrorhabdus immobilis DNA harbors:
- a CDS encoding sensor domain-containing diguanylate cyclase, with product MNSIKDMLGLSIIENLEIQSNREYLIAQKPFFDSEFNSWLLKYGFEQATVEQVFRDDFYALFVQAELDENFYSSMYHQALDWYHAGLTHNRSMLILSYCRQVFILLAEKKDNPVLAKGLCHTVDLVQSVVNSVFQLHETLDNMKKKSELEVVRMKRSFQLIAAELPKELVQAFIDHQNWKIRTFSAALGDIEEGEFSFSTSECQLGKWLNSGGINAIPEKEIENFNLAHEKVHKLGFMALKEAKEQHPERIIDFLVEMENASDTVCHVLLERIEEEFIKAASMDTLTGLANRCAFESQLKQNIAFSKRHGFWLGLIIIDIDYFKSLNDSKGHAYGDQALKEVAQVLAEAIRTEDYVYRWGGEEFAVLTIDKDSSGIEVLAERIRACVAEQIFCSTTGSEINLTISLGSGAFHPRLDKTPNEIFALVDEQLYLAKENGRNRVNSLTLEAD from the coding sequence ATGAACAGTATTAAGGATATGTTAGGTTTATCTATTATTGAAAACCTTGAAATACAATCAAATAGAGAATATTTAATTGCGCAAAAACCTTTTTTTGACAGTGAATTCAATAGTTGGTTGCTTAAATATGGCTTTGAACAAGCGACGGTTGAACAAGTTTTTAGGGATGATTTCTACGCGCTATTTGTCCAAGCTGAGTTAGATGAAAACTTCTATTCGTCGATGTATCATCAAGCGCTTGATTGGTATCACGCTGGCCTGACACATAACCGTAGCATGTTGATTTTGAGTTACTGTCGACAGGTATTTATTTTGCTCGCCGAGAAAAAAGACAATCCCGTTTTGGCAAAAGGTCTATGTCATACCGTAGATTTAGTGCAATCTGTGGTTAATTCGGTTTTTCAGTTGCACGAAACGCTCGATAACATGAAAAAGAAGTCTGAGCTCGAAGTGGTGCGCATGAAGCGATCATTCCAGCTGATTGCAGCAGAGCTACCAAAAGAATTGGTTCAAGCGTTTATCGATCATCAAAATTGGAAAATCCGAACCTTTTCAGCCGCATTAGGCGATATTGAAGAGGGTGAGTTTTCATTTTCAACTTCAGAATGTCAGCTGGGTAAGTGGTTGAATTCGGGAGGCATCAATGCCATTCCTGAAAAAGAGATAGAAAATTTTAACCTTGCGCATGAAAAAGTCCATAAATTAGGCTTTATGGCCTTAAAAGAAGCCAAAGAGCAGCATCCAGAAAGAATTATCGACTTTTTAGTAGAGATGGAAAATGCGTCTGATACGGTGTGTCATGTTTTGTTGGAACGCATTGAAGAGGAGTTCATTAAAGCTGCTTCAATGGATACCTTAACCGGTTTGGCAAATCGTTGCGCGTTTGAATCTCAGTTAAAACAGAATATCGCCTTCTCCAAAAGACACGGTTTTTGGTTGGGGTTAATTATTATCGATATCGACTATTTTAAAAGCCTGAATGACAGCAAGGGGCATGCCTATGGTGACCAAGCTCTGAAAGAGGTCGCGCAGGTTTTGGCTGAGGCGATACGCACCGAAGATTACGTTTATCGCTGGGGTGGAGAAGAGTTTGCTGTATTAACCATTGATAAAGATTCTTCTGGAATTGAAGTTTTAGCAGAGCGTATTAGGGCTTGTGTTGCAGAGCAAATTTTTTGTTCAACAACCGGTTCAGAGATTAATTTAACGATTAGTTTGGGAAGTGGGGCTTTCCATCCCCGTTTGGATAAAACGCCTAATGAAATCTTTGCATTGGTTGATGAGCAATTGTATCTCGCCAAAGAAAATGGCCGAAACCGAGTTAATTCATTAACTCTTGAGGCAGATTAA
- the rlmKL gene encoding bifunctional 23S rRNA (guanine(2069)-N(7))-methyltransferase RlmK/23S rRNA (guanine(2445)-N(2))-methyltransferase RlmL codes for MKFFATAPGGLSELLREELMSFGATEVKAQPRGVTFEGSLEVGYRSCLWSRLANRIFITVLETELESQEELTEQVAKVDWQKHMDEFGTFAVSFSGKGMGIDHSHYGALKIKDGIVDFFRGITNNRPKVDTDNPELRVHGHLNRNQLTLSIDLVGYSLHKRGYREGQQVKAPLKENVAAALLMRAGWPEIAKQGGSLYDPMCGSGTFLVEAAMMASDLAPGLEKANHMLLNTWKQHDSKLWSSLIEEAEAREAEGLRNLPDIYGSDASHKSLDIAEEAIHNAGYLDSIEIKQMTVEQGRRWGDWQPGLVITNPPYGERLGEIEEVKTIYKALGTYLKNEFEGWQGAVLTCNPELGMYLGLKAKRSHNFFNGAMECKLFRFDITPEFHREPAVKGGANLVQEVSNVMPELASSEGAIMVANRIKKNLKQLRKWAKSHEISAYRVYDADLPEYAISIDFYQTEDAGEWLIVNEYAAPKTVDKAKAKKRLHEALAALPEVFPTVPKEQIVFKVRSRQSGTSQYEKLDDSRDFHTVIENGAKIRVNFTDYLDTGLFLDHRDVRALVAQKSVGKSLLNLFCYTATATVEAAVMGAKSSLSVDMSKTYLYWAEHNLMHNKADTSHHKFKQADVLDWLKTESENPTEKFDVIFLDPPSFSTSKRMEGTLDIQRDHVTLVNQALALLNPNGVLIFSNNLRKFKLDNEAFSNVNIENITQKTMPRDFQRNSKIHQAWLFTQA; via the coding sequence ATGAAATTTTTTGCCACAGCGCCAGGCGGTTTAAGTGAATTACTAAGAGAAGAGTTAATGTCTTTTGGTGCAACTGAAGTCAAAGCCCAACCTCGCGGGGTTACCTTTGAAGGCAGTTTGGAAGTAGGCTATAGAAGCTGTTTGTGGTCGCGTTTGGCAAACCGAATTTTTATTACTGTGTTAGAAACCGAACTGGAAAGCCAGGAAGAACTCACCGAGCAAGTCGCAAAGGTGGATTGGCAAAAACATATGGATGAGTTCGGTACGTTTGCGGTCTCTTTCTCAGGTAAAGGCATGGGGATTGACCATAGCCATTACGGGGCATTGAAAATCAAAGATGGCATTGTCGATTTTTTTAGGGGCATTACCAACAATCGTCCCAAGGTAGATACTGACAACCCAGAATTGCGGGTGCATGGACATCTGAACCGTAATCAATTGACTTTGAGCATTGATCTGGTTGGCTATAGTTTGCATAAGCGTGGTTACCGTGAAGGCCAGCAAGTTAAAGCGCCTTTGAAAGAGAACGTGGCAGCCGCTTTATTGATGCGTGCCGGTTGGCCAGAAATCGCCAAACAGGGGGGAAGCTTGTATGACCCTATGTGTGGTTCGGGAACCTTTTTGGTGGAAGCGGCCATGATGGCATCCGATTTGGCACCCGGCCTGGAAAAAGCCAATCACATGTTACTCAACACCTGGAAACAGCATGATAGTAAATTGTGGAGCAGCTTGATTGAGGAAGCCGAAGCGCGTGAAGCGGAAGGTTTAAGAAACTTGCCGGATATTTACGGTTCGGATGCGTCCCATAAGTCTTTGGATATTGCTGAAGAGGCGATTCATAACGCCGGTTATTTGGATTCGATTGAAATCAAGCAGATGACGGTCGAGCAAGGTCGTCGTTGGGGCGATTGGCAACCCGGCCTGGTGATTACCAACCCGCCTTATGGCGAACGTCTAGGTGAGATTGAAGAGGTCAAAACCATCTATAAAGCGTTGGGAACCTACTTAAAAAATGAATTCGAAGGCTGGCAAGGTGCGGTATTAACCTGTAATCCTGAACTTGGGATGTACTTAGGGTTAAAGGCCAAACGTAGTCACAATTTCTTTAACGGCGCCATGGAATGTAAGTTGTTCCGTTTTGATATCACACCGGAATTCCATCGTGAACCTGCGGTCAAAGGTGGTGCGAATCTGGTTCAAGAAGTCAGTAATGTGATGCCGGAGTTGGCCTCGTCTGAAGGCGCCATTATGGTGGCCAACCGCATTAAAAAGAATTTAAAGCAGTTGCGTAAATGGGCTAAGAGTCACGAAATATCCGCTTATCGAGTGTACGATGCAGATCTGCCTGAATACGCCATCTCAATTGATTTTTACCAAACCGAAGATGCCGGTGAATGGTTGATTGTAAACGAGTATGCGGCCCCAAAAACGGTAGACAAAGCCAAAGCCAAAAAGCGTTTGCATGAAGCCTTGGCGGCTTTGCCTGAGGTCTTCCCAACAGTGCCCAAAGAGCAGATTGTTTTCAAGGTGCGTAGCCGTCAATCGGGCACGTCTCAATATGAGAAATTGGATGACAGCCGAGATTTTCATACCGTGATTGAAAACGGTGCAAAAATTCGTGTGAACTTTACCGATTATTTAGATACAGGGTTGTTTTTGGATCACCGTGACGTACGTGCCTTAGTTGCGCAGAAATCCGTTGGCAAAAGTTTACTCAATCTATTTTGTTACACCGCCACCGCAACGGTAGAAGCAGCGGTGATGGGCGCTAAAAGCAGTTTGAGTGTGGATATGTCTAAAACCTATCTGTATTGGGCTGAACATAATCTAATGCATAATAAAGCGGATACGAGTCATCACAAGTTTAAACAAGCGGATGTTTTGGATTGGCTGAAAACCGAAAGTGAAAATCCGACTGAAAAGTTTGATGTGATTTTCTTGGATCCGCCATCGTTTTCTACTTCTAAACGTATGGAAGGCACTTTGGATATTCAACGTGACCACGTGACCTTGGTCAACCAGGCGTTGGCATTATTGAATCCGAATGGTGTGTTAATTTTCTCTAATAACTTGCGTAAGTTTAAATTGGATAATGAAGCGTTTAGCAACGTCAATATTGAGAACATCACCCAAAAAACCATGCCGAGAGATTTTCAACGCAATAGTAAAATCCACCAGGCCTGGTTGTTTACACAAGCTTAA
- a CDS encoding lytic murein transglycosylase produces the protein MSLGLNAQAQSDTFTPSEQGFKIWLNDFKKQALQKGISQSTLDQAFKDIELNDRVLESDKKQPEFTQTFFEYFNRAVSDSRIEKGLKKYAEQKPLLDEVTKKYGVPGRFLVAFWGMETNYGSYTGNIPIIESLATLAYDPRRSEFFTTQLISALTILDKGHVSLKQMKGSWAGAMGQCQFMPSNYLQYAVDGDGDGKINLWDSLPDVFYSAANFLQQLGWQKEENWGREVALPKNFDYALADNKTSRSLSDWQKLGITLADGRVLPDEDMQARLLLVSDYQGPAFLVYDNFRVIKRWNNADKYAVAVGHLADRIVERPPLTKQQPKNDKGLSLAQIKEIQTLLNNLGYDVGTPDGIVGNKTRKALREFQVQQKLPADGFASLRMLDVLKEKTKQLSMR, from the coding sequence ATGAGCTTAGGACTAAATGCGCAAGCTCAATCCGATACTTTTACGCCTTCAGAACAAGGTTTTAAGATATGGCTAAATGACTTTAAAAAACAGGCTTTGCAAAAAGGCATTTCACAAAGCACTTTAGACCAAGCATTTAAAGATATTGAGCTTAACGATAGAGTGCTTGAATCGGATAAGAAACAACCTGAGTTCACCCAGACATTTTTTGAATATTTCAATCGTGCCGTCAGCGACAGCCGCATAGAAAAAGGCTTAAAAAAATACGCAGAACAAAAACCGTTACTCGATGAAGTCACAAAAAAATATGGGGTTCCCGGGCGCTTTTTAGTGGCCTTTTGGGGAATGGAAACCAACTATGGCAGTTATACCGGTAATATCCCGATTATTGAATCATTGGCAACACTGGCTTACGACCCACGACGGAGTGAGTTTTTTACCACCCAATTAATCAGTGCCCTGACAATTTTGGATAAAGGCCATGTTTCTCTAAAACAGATGAAAGGTTCTTGGGCAGGAGCCATGGGGCAATGCCAATTCATGCCCTCCAACTATCTGCAATATGCGGTAGATGGTGACGGCGATGGCAAAATCAACCTATGGGACAGTCTGCCTGATGTTTTCTACTCAGCCGCTAACTTCCTACAGCAACTGGGTTGGCAAAAAGAAGAAAACTGGGGACGTGAAGTGGCTTTACCCAAAAACTTTGATTACGCCCTAGCCGACAACAAAACCAGTCGATCATTGAGTGATTGGCAAAAGCTGGGTATCACCCTGGCGGATGGACGTGTTTTACCGGATGAAGACATGCAAGCCCGTTTACTATTAGTCAGCGATTATCAAGGACCGGCTTTTTTAGTTTATGACAACTTCAGGGTCATCAAACGATGGAATAATGCCGACAAATACGCGGTAGCGGTTGGTCATTTGGCAGACCGCATCGTTGAACGTCCTCCACTCACCAAGCAGCAACCTAAAAATGATAAAGGGTTAAGCCTTGCCCAGATAAAAGAGATTCAGACCCTGCTAAACAACTTAGGTTACGATGTGGGCACTCCCGACGGGATTGTCGGCAACAAAACGCGTAAAGCGTTGCGTGAATTTCAAGTCCAACAAAAATTGCCTGCGGATGGTTTTGCCAGCTTGAGAATGCTCGATGTATTAAAAGAGAAAACCAAACAGCTTAGTATGCGTTAA
- a CDS encoding paraquat-inducible protein A: MKTIHYLVTQSAEYLSKMPMIPLIYKRAIMNSKTVFFTHIIGFIALISAYALLIPGITEPVLHITTMLDKGELTVLGKEAILTSGSIPNFLMPVTMEVLNQINVTGTVVIQDTAKSILGTAQGLWQDGNLLVAFLIVFFSLVVPVVKLALLGSSYLFKTSKLAQILRNSSGLLSKWSMADVFVMALIISFLAIKASSGESALLQTEIGLQSGFYYFLGYCLLSIFASQLLAVKSMQSVEQQASFQAS, translated from the coding sequence ATGAAAACCATCCATTATCTAGTCACACAATCTGCCGAGTATCTCAGTAAAATGCCCATGATTCCATTGATTTATAAAAGAGCGATTATGAATTCAAAAACGGTATTTTTTACTCATATCATCGGTTTTATCGCGTTGATTTCGGCTTATGCCTTATTAATCCCAGGCATTACCGAGCCGGTTTTGCATATCACCACCATGTTGGATAAAGGCGAGTTGACGGTTTTGGGTAAAGAGGCGATTTTGACGAGTGGTTCGATTCCTAATTTCCTAATGCCGGTGACCATGGAAGTGCTTAACCAGATCAATGTCACAGGTACTGTGGTGATTCAAGATACGGCTAAGAGTATTTTGGGAACTGCGCAAGGCTTATGGCAAGACGGCAATTTATTGGTCGCATTTTTAATTGTGTTTTTTAGTTTGGTTGTGCCAGTTGTTAAGCTCGCTTTACTTGGTAGTTCTTATCTTTTTAAAACCTCTAAATTGGCACAGATTTTAAGAAACTCGAGCGGCTTGTTAAGCAAATGGTCTATGGCGGATGTCTTTGTGATGGCATTGATCATCTCTTTTTTGGCGATCAAGGCAAGTTCTGGAGAGTCTGCTTTATTACAAACCGAGATTGGCCTGCAGAGTGGTTTTTACTACTTTCTTGGTTACTGTCTGTTGTCGATATTCGCCAGTCAGTTGCTAGCGGTGAAATCAATGCAGTCTGTGGAACAGCAGGCAAGCTTTCAGGCGTCTTAA
- a CDS encoding PACE efflux transporter yields the protein MITLSPIKRRLIYVILFEITAILFSTLVLMLLSDGDAQESLPVAIIMSTAAVVWNYIYNATFEYWELRKQIKKRTLAIRSIHAIGFEGGLVLICLPLYMLWYDVGLWTALTMEAALLLFFLVYTFIFTLLFDQVFTLHHQVQVTFEPGMS from the coding sequence TTGATAACCTTGAGTCCTATTAAACGTCGACTTATTTACGTTATTCTTTTTGAAATTACCGCTATTTTATTTTCAACTTTGGTTCTTATGCTGTTGAGTGATGGCGATGCCCAAGAATCATTACCGGTTGCGATTATTATGTCGACAGCGGCTGTTGTTTGGAATTATATCTATAATGCAACGTTTGAATATTGGGAGCTTCGTAAGCAAATTAAAAAGCGTACTTTGGCTATTCGTAGTATTCATGCGATAGGTTTTGAAGGGGGATTGGTGTTGATTTGCCTGCCGCTGTATATGCTTTGGTATGATGTTGGCCTATGGACAGCATTGACTATGGAAGCGGCTTTATTGCTTTTTTTCTTGGTTTATACCTTTATCTTTACGCTACTTTTTGATCAAGTATTTACTCTGCATCATCAAGTTCAGGTAACGTTTGAACCTGGTATGTCTTAG
- the lspA gene encoding signal peptidase II: MLKTTGIKTIWLAILVIVFDQLTKYIAVSNLTFAEPVAVMPQLNWMLTYNYGAAFSFLAEMGGWQRWFFAGLALVVSAILMFWLSKLPNKITAEVWGINLVLGGAIGNVIDRFLAGRVTDFIDFYIGLWHYATFNVADIAITIGAGLLLLSEFWLKPKAQKASKSKGSE, translated from the coding sequence ATGTTAAAAACAACAGGTATAAAAACCATTTGGTTAGCCATTTTAGTGATTGTATTTGATCAATTAACCAAATACATTGCGGTGAGTAATTTAACTTTTGCCGAGCCTGTTGCGGTTATGCCTCAGTTAAATTGGATGCTGACTTATAACTATGGTGCTGCCTTCAGCTTTTTAGCGGAAATGGGCGGTTGGCAACGTTGGTTCTTTGCTGGCCTGGCTTTGGTGGTCAGTGCCATTTTGATGTTTTGGCTATCAAAACTACCAAACAAAATCACTGCAGAAGTCTGGGGCATTAACTTGGTGTTAGGTGGTGCAATCGGAAATGTAATTGATCGTTTTCTAGCAGGGCGTGTCACTGATTTCATCGATTTTTATATCGGCTTATGGCATTACGCCACCTTTAATGTAGCGGATATCGCAATCACGATTGGTGCGGGTTTATTATTGTTATCGGAATTTTGGTTAAAGCCAAAAGCTCAGAAAGCCTCTAAATCAAAAGGTTCTGAATAA
- the ileS gene encoding isoleucine--tRNA ligase: MTDYKPTLNLPETDFPMKGGLPTREPEQVKAWLSDSLYQTVRKHMEGRPKFILHDGPPYANGDIHIGHAVNKVLKDMIVKSKGLSGFDAPFVPGWDCHGLPIELNVEKKKGKVGQKIGATEFRQECRNYAQKQVEGQMADFQRLGIMADWENPYLTKDFKFEANEIRALAKIIENGHLVKGTKPVYWSVGGRSALAEAEVEYENKRSKSIDVRFAVVDEEAFFKRCHHVENHTGEGPLSVVIWTTTPWTLPANQAVSINPELEYSVVQVHGENGPERLFLAEAMIKDAMDKWGFDKYNVIAYGRGEQFDLIRLKHPFYDRIVPLILGDHVTTEAGTGCVHTAPGHGVEDFQVGLKYDLEVDCPVDGNGNYVAGTPLFEGENVLKVDDHVIEVLKEHNALVHIEVIEHSYPHCWRTKTPLIFRATPQWFISMTEAGLRDKAMDAIPKVQWIPEWGQNRIEGMIDGRPDWCISRQRFWGVPIAIFVHKVTGEMHPRTTELMEQVAKLVEEKSIDAWYDLDVASLLGDEADDYEQVTDILDVWFDSGISHFTVLGQREELHAPADLYLEGSDQHRGWFQSSLLTALATDGQAPYKQVLTHGFTVDKDGKKMSKSKGNVVAPQQIANKLGADILRLWISAADYRYEMTVSDEIISRTADSYRRIRNTARFLMANINGFNPETDMVAYEDLLPLDKWAIGHAAKLQAEIIEAYDSYNFHTIYQAMTHFCSVELGSFYLDVIKDRQYTCKSDGLARRSAQTALYHIVEALTRWMAPILSFTAEEIWQYLPGERSETVFVATWYEGLTALDESTEMNSAYWEEMIAVRSAVAKQLEELRKDKVIKGSLTAEVTLYCDDAIFAKLSKLADELRFVLITSEASIKPLADKTDSAIESEMAGLWIDAGATEHAKCARCWHHREEVGKIAEHPELCQRCVDNIDENGKGEVRHFA, translated from the coding sequence ATGACAGACTATAAACCGACTTTGAACCTTCCTGAAACAGACTTCCCTATGAAAGGCGGTCTGCCAACTCGTGAACCAGAGCAAGTAAAAGCTTGGTTGTCTGATTCACTGTATCAAACCGTGCGTAAGCACATGGAAGGGCGTCCTAAGTTTATTTTGCATGATGGACCTCCTTACGCCAACGGTGATATCCATATCGGCCACGCGGTAAACAAAGTGTTGAAAGACATGATTGTTAAATCAAAAGGCTTGAGCGGCTTCGATGCCCCATTTGTGCCAGGTTGGGACTGTCATGGTTTACCTATCGAGCTGAATGTTGAAAAGAAAAAAGGCAAGGTCGGTCAGAAAATCGGCGCGACCGAATTCCGCCAAGAGTGCCGCAACTATGCTCAAAAACAAGTTGAAGGCCAAATGGCGGACTTCCAGCGTTTAGGGATTATGGCGGATTGGGAAAACCCATACCTAACCAAAGACTTTAAATTTGAAGCCAATGAAATTCGCGCCCTTGCCAAAATTATCGAAAACGGTCACTTGGTTAAAGGCACCAAGCCGGTTTATTGGTCGGTAGGTGGACGTTCAGCCTTGGCTGAAGCCGAAGTGGAATATGAAAACAAGCGTTCAAAATCCATTGATGTACGTTTTGCCGTGGTGGATGAAGAAGCGTTTTTCAAACGTTGTCATCATGTTGAAAACCATACTGGTGAAGGCCCTTTATCGGTAGTGATTTGGACCACCACACCTTGGACATTGCCAGCTAACCAAGCGGTATCGATTAACCCGGAATTGGAATATTCTGTGGTACAGGTGCATGGAGAAAATGGCCCAGAGCGTCTATTCCTAGCCGAAGCGATGATCAAGGATGCCATGGACAAATGGGGATTTGATAAGTACAACGTGATCGCCTATGGTCGTGGTGAACAGTTTGATTTGATTCGTCTAAAGCACCCATTCTATGACCGAATCGTTCCGCTGATTTTAGGTGACCACGTTACCACCGAAGCCGGAACCGGTTGTGTTCACACCGCGCCAGGTCACGGGGTGGAAGATTTCCAGGTAGGTCTAAAATACGATTTGGAAGTCGATTGCCCGGTAGACGGTAACGGTAACTATGTTGCCGGCACCCCGTTATTTGAAGGTGAGAATGTCCTTAAAGTGGATGACCACGTGATTGAAGTGCTGAAAGAGCATAACGCTTTAGTGCATATTGAAGTGATTGAGCACAGCTACCCACACTGCTGGCGTACCAAAACGCCTCTGATTTTCCGTGCCACACCGCAGTGGTTTATCTCCATGACCGAAGCAGGTCTTCGTGATAAAGCGATGGACGCGATTCCAAAAGTACAGTGGATTCCGGAATGGGGTCAAAATCGTATTGAAGGCATGATTGATGGTCGTCCAGATTGGTGTATTTCTCGTCAGCGTTTCTGGGGTGTGCCAATCGCCATCTTTGTCCATAAAGTCACCGGTGAAATGCATCCTCGCACAACTGAATTGATGGAGCAAGTGGCTAAGCTAGTTGAAGAGAAATCGATTGATGCGTGGTATGACTTGGATGTGGCGTCTTTGTTGGGTGATGAAGCAGATGATTATGAACAAGTCACCGATATTTTGGATGTCTGGTTCGATTCGGGTATTTCACACTTTACCGTTTTAGGTCAACGTGAAGAACTACATGCACCTGCCGATTTATATTTAGAAGGTTCTGACCAGCACCGTGGTTGGTTCCAGTCTTCATTGTTGACGGCATTGGCAACCGATGGTCAAGCGCCTTACAAACAAGTGCTGACACACGGCTTTACCGTTGATAAAGACGGTAAGAAAATGTCTAAATCTAAAGGTAACGTGGTTGCCCCGCAGCAAATCGCCAATAAGTTAGGTGCGGATATTTTACGTTTGTGGATTTCAGCAGCCGACTACCGTTATGAGATGACGGTATCGGATGAAATCATCAGTCGTACGGCGGATTCATATCGTCGTATTCGTAACACCGCACGTTTCTTAATGGCCAATATAAATGGTTTTAACCCAGAAACCGATATGGTGGCCTATGAAGATTTATTGCCGTTAGATAAATGGGCGATTGGACATGCCGCTAAACTGCAGGCGGAAATTATAGAAGCTTACGATAGCTACAATTTCCATACCATCTATCAAGCGATGACCCACTTCTGTTCCGTTGAGTTAGGTTCATTCTATCTGGATGTGATTAAAGATCGTCAATACACTTGCAAGTCCGATGGTTTAGCGAGACGTTCAGCGCAAACCGCGCTATATCATATCGTTGAGGCTTTGACCCGGTGGATGGCGCCAATCTTGAGCTTTACCGCAGAAGAGATTTGGCAATACCTGCCTGGCGAACGGAGCGAAACCGTGTTTGTGGCGACTTGGTACGAAGGGTTGACGGCATTGGATGAAAGCACCGAAATGAACTCAGCCTACTGGGAAGAGATGATTGCCGTGCGTTCAGCCGTGGCTAAACAGCTTGAAGAGTTGCGTAAAGATAAAGTGATTAAAGGTTCGTTAACAGCAGAAGTTACTTTGTATTGTGATGATGCCATTTTTGCTAAGTTAAGCAAGTTAGCAGACGAGTTACGTTTTGTGCTGATTACTTCTGAAGCCAGCATTAAGCCACTTGCAGACAAAACCGATTCTGCTATTGAATCAGAGATGGCTGGCCTATGGATTGATGCCGGCGCGACTGAACACGCCAAGTGTGCACGTTGTTGGCATCACCGTGAAGAAGTCGGCAAAATCGCCGAGCATCCAGAGCTTTGTCAGCGTTGTGTGGATAATATTGATGAAAATGGTAAAGGCGAAGTCCGCCATTTTGCATAA
- the ribF gene encoding bifunctional riboflavin kinase/FAD synthetase: MQLIRGLHNLPGFQTELAQGCVLTIGNFDGVHLGHQQVLTALNSKAKELGLPSVVMIFEPLPIEFFAPEKAPVRLMNLREKLYAFQNTEIDFVLCVRFNTQFANLTASQFVEQVLLQGLNVKHLVVGDDFKFGKQRQGDFAFLQQAGAVHQFSVSDMPTYDVEQQRVSSTRIRTALTGNESGTPNLAEAKGLLGGNFSFYGRVIHGQKLGRTIGFRTLNINPKRTQMPVQGVFAVTVEGIADKPWPAVANLGLRPTVDGIRPSIEVHLFNWEKDLYGCHVQVNLEQFIRPEMKFSGLDALKEQIALDAEKAKAFFDIA, translated from the coding sequence ATGCAGCTAATTCGCGGCTTACACAATTTGCCAGGCTTTCAAACAGAACTTGCACAAGGTTGTGTGTTAACCATCGGTAATTTCGATGGCGTGCATTTAGGGCATCAACAAGTCTTAACAGCGCTGAATTCAAAAGCGAAAGAACTCGGTTTACCAAGTGTGGTGATGATTTTTGAACCACTGCCAATCGAGTTTTTCGCACCTGAAAAAGCGCCGGTGAGATTGATGAACCTGCGTGAAAAGTTGTATGCGTTCCAAAATACTGAGATTGATTTCGTTTTGTGTGTGCGTTTCAACACACAATTTGCCAATTTAACGGCATCACAGTTTGTAGAGCAGGTGCTGCTCCAAGGTCTAAATGTGAAACATTTAGTGGTGGGTGATGACTTTAAATTTGGTAAACAACGCCAAGGTGATTTTGCGTTTTTACAACAGGCTGGTGCAGTCCATCAGTTTAGCGTGAGTGATATGCCTACCTATGATGTTGAGCAACAGCGAGTCAGTAGTACCCGTATTAGAACCGCCTTAACCGGAAATGAATCAGGCACACCAAACCTGGCGGAAGCAAAAGGGTTGTTGGGTGGCAACTTCAGTTTTTATGGTCGAGTGATTCACGGCCAAAAACTAGGCCGTACCATTGGGTTTAGAACATTGAATATCAATCCTAAAAGAACCCAGATGCCGGTACAAGGTGTCTTTGCGGTGACGGTTGAAGGTATTGCAGACAAGCCGTGGCCAGCCGTGGCAAATTTGGGCTTGCGCCCAACGGTGGATGGCATTAGACCGTCGATTGAAGTACATCTTTTCAATTGGGAAAAAGACCTTTACGGTTGCCATGTCCAGGTGAATTTAGAGCAATTTATTCGCCCGGAGATGAAGTTTTCAGGCCTGGATGCCTTAAAAGAACAGATTGCTTTGGATGCCGAAAAGGCCAAAGCTTTTTTTGATATTGCATAA